In Populus nigra chromosome 1, ddPopNigr1.1, whole genome shotgun sequence, one genomic interval encodes:
- the LOC133692453 gene encoding probable polyamine transporter At3g13620, whose protein sequence is MSSLNLETTSETPPKAPDTLQELPITTTAKKFPKKLTLVPLIFLIYFEVAGGPYGEEPAVQAAGPLYALLGFLIFPFIWSIPEALITAELSTAYPGNGGFVIWAERAFGPFCGSLMGSWKFLSGVINIAAFPVLCIDYMEKVVPALESGWPRKVAVLISTLLLSFLNYTGLTIVGYAAVLLGLVSLSPFIVMSLIAIPKIHPHRWISFGQKGVKKDWTLFFNTLFWNLNFWDNVSTLAGEVDAPRKTFPMALLVAVIFTCVSYLIPLFAVTGAVSVDQSLWESGFHATAAEMIAGKWLKYWIEVGAVLSAIGLYEAQLSSSAYQLLGMADLGFVPNFFAIRSKRFNTPWVGILLSTLITIGVSYMTFTDIISSANFLYSLGMLLEFASFIWLRKKLPGLKRPYRIPMRLPGLIVMCLVPSAFLVLIMAIATKTVYLVSGLMTVGAIGFYFFMNFCKTKQWFKFSSGEVIED, encoded by the coding sequence ATGTCTTCTCTAAACCTGGAAACCACCTCCGAAACCCCACCCAAAGCACCAGACACCCTTCAAGAGCTTCCTATCACCACCACCGCCAAGAAATTCCCAAAAAAACTCACCCTGGTCCCTCTAATATTCTTAATCTACTTTGAAGTTGCTGGGGGTCCTTATGGAGAAGAACCTGCGGTCCAGGCTGCGGGGCCTCTGTATGCCTTACTTGGTTTCTTGATATTTCCATTTATATGGAGTATTCCTGAGGCTCTTATCACCGCTGAGCTCTCCACTGCTTACCCTGGAAATGGAGGTTTTGTCATATGGGCTGAAAGGGCTTTTGGTCCTTTCTGTGGATCTCTGATGGGTTCTTGGAAATTCTTGAGTGGTGTTATTAATATTGCTGCTTTTCCTGTTCTTTGCATTGATTACATGGAGAAGGTAGTTCCTGCTTTGGAATCAGGTTGGCCTAGAAAAGTTGCTGTCTTGATTTCAACATTGCTGTTATCCTTTTTAAACTATACTGGATTGACTATTGTTGGTTATGCTGCTGTTCTGCTTGGTCTTGTTTCGCTTTCGCCTTTTATAGTTATGTCTTTGATAGCAATCCCTAAGATTCATCCTCATAGGTGGATAAGTTTTGGCCAAAAGGGTGTGAAAAAGGACTGGACTTTGTTCTTTAACACACTTTTTTGGAACTTGAATTTCTGGGACAATGTTAGTACTTTGGCTGGTGAAGTGGATGCACCCCGGAAAACATTTCCTATGGCCTTACTTGTGGCTGTGATCTTCACTTGTGTGTCTTACTTGATTCCACTTTTCGCGGTGACTGGTGCTGTTTCCGTGGATCAAAGTCTATGGGAATCAGGATTTCATGCCACTGCTGCAGAGATGATTGCAGGGAAGTGGCTAAAGTATTGGATTGAAGTTGGTGCTGTGTTATCTGCTATTGGTTTATATGAGGCGCAATTAAGTAGTAGTGCATACCAGCTTCTTGGTATGGCTGATTTAGGATTTGTTCCAAACTTCTTTGCCATTAGGTCTAAAAGGTTCAACACGCCTTGGGTGGGGATATTGCTATCCACTTTGATCACAATTGGTGTCTCATATATGACCTTTACAGATATAATTTCGTCAGCGAATTTCTTATATAGTTTAGGTATGTTGTTAGAGTTTGCATCTTTTATTTGGCTGAGAAAGAAATTGCCAGGGTTGAAAAGGCCTTACAGGATTCCAATGAGGCTTCCAGGTTTGATTGTTATGTGCTTAGTACCATCTGCATTTTTGGTTCTTATAATGGCTATTGCTACTAAGACTGTTTACTTGGTGAGTGGTTTGATGACTGTGGGTGCCATTGGATTTTACTTCTTTATGAATTTTTGCAAGACAAAGCAGTGGTTCAAGTTTAGCAGCGGTGAAGTCATTGAAGATTGA
- the LOC133684748 gene encoding F-box/kelch-repeat protein At1g15670-like, with the protein MESTLFTEFIPSLPQELGLECMTRLPYTAHRVASQVCKQWRELLESKDFYYHRKKLGYTHKVACLVQAAHRADVSQGSKPGNSPSFGITVFDSVSQTWQRLDPVPKYPNGLPLFCQLASCEGKLVVMGGWDPVSYEQVSHVFVYDFTTRKWREGKEMPSKRSFFAMGAYSGRIYVVGGHDENKNALKTGWVYDVSKEEWTELNQMSQERDECEGVVIGDEFWAVSGYRTDNQGEFEESAEVYEFRSGQWRRVKEAWIPGRCPRSSVGAGKDGRLMSWADLDPAVRVAVRGIMFGSQVMVAGSDSPGAPQGFYMVEMKDGQNGQLEKINVPEEFSGFVQSGCCVEI; encoded by the coding sequence ATGGAAAGTACTTTGTTCACTGAGTTTATCCCGAGTTTGCCTCAAGAACTTGGTCTTGAGTGCATGACTCGGTTGCCTTACACGGCTCACAGAGTTGCATCCCAAGTCTGCAAGCAATGGCGTGAATTACTGGAAAGCAAGGATTTTTATTACCATAGAAAGAAACTGGGGTACACCCATAAGGTTGCTTGTCTTGTTCAAGCTGCTCACAGGGCTGATGTTTCGCAAGGATCGAAACCAGGTAACTCGCCTAGTTTTGGGATCACTGTGTTTGATTCAGTGAGTCAGACATGGCAGAGGCTTGACCCGGTACCCAAGTATCCAAACGGGTTGCCTTTGTTTTGTCAATTGGCAAGCTGTGAGGGGAAGCTCGTGGTCATGGGAGGGTGGGACCCGGTGAGTTATGAACAGGTGAGTCATGTTTTTGTGTATGACTTTACGACAAGGAAGTGGAGAGAAGGGAAGGAGATGCCATCAAAGAGGTCCTTTTTTGCTATGGGGGCATATTCGGGTCGGATTTATGTTGTGGGTGGGCATGATGAGAATAAGAACGCGTTGAAAACCGGGTGGGTTTATGACGTGAGCAAGGAGGAGTGGACCGAGTTGAATCAGATGAGTCAAGAGAGAGATGAGTGTGAGGGGGTGGTGATTGGGGATGAGTTTTGGGCGGTTAGTGGATATAGGACCGACAATCAAGGGGAATTTGAGGAAAGTGCAGAGGTCTACGAATTCAGGTCGGGTCAGTGGAGGCGGGTGAAGGAGGCGTGGATTCCAGGGCGGTGCCCGAGATCTAGTGTTGGGGCAGGGAAGGATGGGAGATTGATGAGTTGGGCTGACTTGGACCCGGCGGTTCGGGTTGCGGTACGTGGGATCATGTTCGGTTCTCAGGTCATGGTTGCCGGGTCGGATAGCCCAGGTGCACCCCAAGGGTTCTATATGGTGGAAATGAAAGATGGGCAAAATGGGCAATTGGAAAAGATCAATGTGCCTGAAGAGTTCTCTGGGTTTGTTCAATCTGGCTGCTGTGTGGAGATCTAA
- the LOC133684764 gene encoding feruloyl CoA ortho-hydroxylase F6H1-3-like, with product MAPSAAMLINGSSDAITDFVLKQGNGVKGLSEMGLKDLPKQYIQPLEEIISDAKIMPQASIPIIDMSKLDGPTVAEAVCRAAERWGFFQIINHGVPIDVLENVKESTHRFFRLPAEEKRKYLKELSPSNNVRFGTSFSPEAEKALEWKDYLSLFYVSEDEASALWPSVCKDQVLDYMRRSEIVIRRLLDVLMKNLKVTEIDETKESLLMGSKRINLNYYPICPNPELTVGIGRHSDVSTLTVLLQDDVGGLYVRGDDDYWIHVPPVNGSLVINVGDALQIMSNGRYKSVEHCVMTDGSKNRISIPIFINPRPSDKISPFHEVLASGEKAAYKEVLYSDYVKHFFRKAHDGKKTIDFAKIRI from the exons ATGGCTCCATCTGCTGCAATGTTAATCAATGGCTCCTCGGATGCCATCACTGATTTTGTCCTGAAACAAGGTAATGGAGTAAAGGGACTCTCAGAAATGGGCCTCAAAGACCTCCCTAAACAGTACATCCAACCCCTCGAGGAAATAATCAGTGATGCCAAAATCATGCCCCAAGCATCCATTCCCATCATTGACATGTCAAAACTGGACGGCCCAACTGTTGCAGAAGCGGTCTGTAGGGCTGCAGAAAGATGGGGTTTCTTTCAGATTATTAACCATGGGGTTCCCATTGATGTACTTGAGAATGTCAAGGAATCAACTCATCGGTTCTTCAGGTTACCAGCAGAGGAAAAGAGGAAGTATTTAAAAGAGCTCTCTCCTTCTAACAACGTGCGGTTTGGCACAAGCTTTAGTCCTGAAGCTGAGAAGGCTTTAGAGTGGAAGGATTACCTCAGCCTCTTTTATGTCTCTGAGGACGAGGCTTCTGCTTTGTGGCCCTCTGTTTGCAA GGATCAAGTGCTAGACTACATGAGGAGATCAGAAATCGTTATCAGAAGGTTACTCGATGTGTTAATGAAGAATCTGAAAGTGACTGAGATTGATGAGACAAAAGAATCCCTCTTAATGGGGTCTAAGAGGATTAACCTTAACTACTATCCGATTTGTCCAAACCCTGAGCTCACAGTAGGAATTGGCCGCCACTCGGATGTCTCAACACTCACAGTCCTCCTCCAAGATGACGTTGGTGGACTTTACGTCCGAGGAGATGACGATTACTGGATTCATGTTCCTCCTGTTAACGGTTCCCTTGTGATCAATGTTGGTGATGCTCTACAAATAATGAGCAATGGTCGATACAAGAGTGTTGAGCACTGCGTGATGACCGATGGAAGTAAGAACAGGATTTCAATCCCCATATTCATCAACCCAAGGCCATCAGACAAAATATCTCCTTTTCATGAAGTGCTGGCAAGCGGCGAGAAGGCAGCGTATAAGGAAGTTCTGTACTCGGATTACGTCAAGCATTTCTTCCGAAAGGCACATGATGGGAAGAAAACAATCGATTTCGCTAAGATAAGAATATGA
- the LOC133704127 gene encoding pectate lyase 1-like codes for MAVFRLFVVLLSICILSFIPNACHGASKMNVIDQCWRMNPNWQRSRQHLATCSVGFAGKMTNNVGKNVIWYKVTDPSDDPVNPKQGTLRYGATMITGKVWITFEKNMDIKLEKPLLISSHTAIDGRGVDVSIEGIGCLVVYKATDVIIHGLKIHHCKAQGPSSVMGPDGKLMPLGQMDGDAIRLVTASKVWIDHNTLYSCQDGLLDVTRGSTFVTVSNNWFRDQDKVMLLGHDDGYLRDKNMKVTVAFNHFGPNCNQRMPRVRHGYAHVANNLYLGWEQYAIGGSMNPSIKSESNHFIAPAQSGKKEVTWRNTEIGAKGKAWNFYSVGDMFTNGASFVQTGRRGTAKPNYNKEQTFKVGSANSVQSMTSSAGALTCSRTLTC; via the exons ATGGCTGTCTTCAGGCTCTTTGTTGTACTTCTTTCCATTTGCATCCTTTCCTTCATTCCTAATGCTTGTCATGGGGCCAGCAAAATGAATGTCATTGATCAATGCTGGAGAATGAATCCGAATTGGCAGAGAAGCCGACAACATCTGGCTACTTGCTCTGTGGGGTTTGCAGGGAAAATGACCAACAATGTTGGGAAAAATGTTATATGGTATAAGGTCACCGATCCTAGTGACGACCCTGTGAATCCCAAACAAGGGACATTAAGATATGGAGCTACCATGATCACAGGAAAAGTCTGGATCACTTTTGAGAAGAACATGGACATTAAACTTGAGAAACCTCTTCTTATTAGCAGCCATACTGCCATTGATGGTCGTGGCGTTGATGTCAGCATTGAAGGCATCGGATGCCTCGTGGTGTACAAG GCAACCGACGTGATCATCCATGGCCTCAAGATTCACCATTGCAAGGCACAGGGACCTAGCTCAGTCATGGGACCGGATGGGAAACTAATGCCGTTAGGTCAGATGGATGGGGATGCCATAAGGCTGGTCACTGCATCTAAGGTTTGGATAGACCACAATACATTATACTCGTGCCAGGATGGTCTTCTTGATGTCACTCGTGGATCTACGTTTGTTACTGTTTCTAACAATTGGTTTAGAGACCAAGACAAGGTTATGCTTCTTGGACATGATGATGGGTATTTAAGAGACAAGAACATGAAGGTCACGGTTGCCTTCAATCATTTTGGTCCTAATTGCAACCAAAGAATGCCTAG GGTTCGCCATGGATATGCACATGTAGCTAACAATCTTTACCTGGGATGGGAACAATATGCAATTGGAGGAAGCATGAATCCTAGCATCAAGAGTGAATCCAACCATTTTATTGCACCTGCACAATCCGGAAAGAAGGAG GTAACTTGGAGAAATACGGAGATAGGTGCAAAAGGCAAGGCCTGGAACTTCTACTCTGTAGGGGATATGTTTACAAATGGAGCTTCTTTTGTCCAAACTGGCCGCAGAGGTACGGCAAAGCCTAACTACAATAAGGAGCAAACGTTCAAAGTTGGAAGTGCAAACTCTGTCCAGTCAATGACTAGCTCAGCAGGTGCTTTAACATGTTCAAGAACATTGACATGCTGA
- the LOC133684732 gene encoding probable polyamine transporter At3g13620 has translation MEPHLSSSNTQHLLEQPPPTTTTTKSHGKLALIPLVFLIFFEVSGGPYGEESAVGAAGPLWAILGFLIFPFIWSIPEALVTAELATAFPGNGGFVIWAHQAFGPFWGSLMGSWKFLTGVLNLASYPVLCIDYLKLVFPVFSSGVPRYIAILVSTLVLSFLNYTGLAIVGYTAVTLGIVSLSPFVVLTLVSIPKIDPSRWISLGQKGVQKDWTLFFNTLFWNLNFWDSASTLAGEVEQPQRTFPIALLSAGVLTCLGYLVPLLAATGAIPLSQEDWTDGYFAYVAEMVAGKWLKIWMEIGACLSVIGLYEAQLSSCAYQVLGMADLGFLPQFFGVRSKWFNTPWVAILVSTVIALAGCYMDFADIISSVNFLYSLGMLLEFASFLWLRRKMPSTDRPFRVPMGLPGLIIMCLIPSVFLVYVMSVATRNVYMVSFILTVLGILWYFFMKFCKSKMWLQFNNTGEKLEYED, from the coding sequence ATGGAACCCCACCTCTCCTCTTCAAACACTCAACATCTCCTGGAACAACCAccacccaccaccaccaccaccaaaagCCATGGAAAACTAGCATTAATCCCCCTTGTCTTCCTCATCTTCTTTGAGGTATCAGGGGGTCCTTATGGTGAAGAATCAGCTGTGGGAGCTGCTGGGCCTCTTTGGGCCATACTGGGCTTCCTCATATTTCCCTTCATTTGGAGCATCCCCGAGGCCCTTGTCACCGCCGAGCTCGCCACCGCCTTTCCAGGCAACGGTGGTTTTGTCATCTGGGCCCATCAGGCCTTCGGACCCTTCTGGGGTTCCCTGATGGGCTCCTGGAAGTTCCTTACTGGTGTCCTGAATCTGGCTTCATATCCAGTTCTTTGCATAGACTATCTCAAGTTGGTTTTCCCAGTTTTCTCTTCAGGTGTGCCTCGCTATATTGCCATATTGGTCTCAACTTTGGTGTTGTCGTTTCTAAACTATACAGGTTTGGCAATTGTTGGTTACACTGCTGTTACTTTAGGTATCGTGTCACTTTCACCATTTGTAGTACTGACATTGGTTTCAATCCCCAAGATTGATCCTTCAAGATGGATCAGTTTAGGACAAAAGGGTGTCCAAAAAGATTGGACCTTGTTTTTTAATACTCTGTTTTGGAACTTAAATTTTTGGGATAGTGCTAGTACTTTAGCTGGTGAAGTTGAGCAACCTCAAAGGACTTTTCCAATAGCACTTTTATCTGCTGGCGTGCTCACTTGTTTAGGTTACTTAGTACCTCTTTTAGCTGCCACAGGGGCTATACCATTAAGCCAAGAAGATTGGACTGATGGCTATTTTGCTTATGTAGCTGAAATGGTTGCTGGGAAATGGTTGAAAATTTGGATGGAAATTGGTGCATGTTTATCTGTTATTGGATTATATGAAGCACAATTGAGTAGTTGTGCATACCAAGTTTTAGGCATGGCTGACTTGGGATTTTTGCCACAATTTTTTGGTGTGAGATCGAAGTGGTTTAACACACCTTGGGTGGCAATTCTGGTCTCAACAGTAATAGCATTAGCAGGTTGTTATATGGATTTTGCAGACATAATTTCTTCAGTGAATTTCTTGTACAGTTTAGGTATGTTGTTGgaatttgcatcatttttatgGTTGAGGAGGAAAATGCCTAGTACAGACAGGCCATTTAGGGTTCCAATGGGATTGCCTGGCTTGATCATAATGTGCTTGATTCCATCTGTGTTTCTGGTCTATGTTATGTCTGTGGCAACTAGAAATGTGTATATGGTGAGCTTTATTTTGACTGTTCTTGGGATTTTATGGTACTTCTTCATGAAGTTTTGCAAATCAAAGATGTGGCTTCAATTTAACAACACTGGAGAAAAACTGGAATATGAGGATTAG
- the LOC133695633 gene encoding uncharacterized protein LOC133695633 isoform X2, with amino-acid sequence MEIEEEEVKWEAMEPERDEPVLKLGLRRRRAPEQSLHSLLPSSISLLAESLSYINLVSLKFFQKPAVDLSPMKHMRLPPLMRAFASPRHWMQLSDIDLSNLEILPEIVGSFFYQAHDKILDSITAFFPDLFHLQTLTLSDNDVLRLQPVLASRNKQPIPEFLMEKLPELASGNNQTIPEFLTEKLPELRSWNDHSLQELIANTILMEKLPYLALRNTQRPPPELQANDNRLENLAASVFSQDDSMNDNDVNHHAVYVEAEQLLDAGESSRPREISGWTLLMTNLILEIASAVFDQMGYAQIGMVLAFVALLLAAVDLIHMARKERIKRAAGMSLLPLFHPRSTYTSATRKPVGTIVEYFGLAGAVWQCVYSTVEYTYTRQKKDNPIKISLLPFIFLLCVVISKLLVDESSIDKSS; translated from the exons ATGGAAATAGAAGAGGAAGAGGTGAAATGGGAGGCAATGGAACCAGAGAGAGATGAACCTGTTCTGAAGCTTGGACTCCGTCGTCGACGTGCACCTGAGCAATCCCTCCATTCCCTCCTTccatcatcaatatcattacTTGCTGAG AGCTTGTCTTATATAAATCTGGTGAGCTTGAAGTTCTTCCAGAAACCTGCAGTGGATCTTTCTCCTATGAAGCACATG CGCTTGCCCCCGCTTATGCGGGCCTTTGCCAGCCCCCGCCACTGGATGCAGTTGTCTGATATAGATCTGTCGAACTTGGAGATTCTTCCAGAAATCGTTGGGTCTTTCTTCTATCAAGCACATG ATAAGATTCTCGACAGTATTACTGCATTTTTTCCCGATCTCTTTCACTTGCAGACACTTACCTTGAGCGATAATGATGTGCTCCGGCTG CAACCAGTCTTAGCTTCGAGGAATAAACAGCCTATTCCAGAATTTCTAATGGAGAAG TTGCCTGAGTTAGCTTCGGGGAATAACCAGACTATTCCAGAATTTCTAACGGAGAAG TTACCTGAGTTACGCTCGTGGAATGACCACTCTCTTCAAGAATTAATAGCAAATACGATTTTAATGGAGAAG TTACCTTACTTAGCTTTGCGGAACACGCAGCGGCCTCCTCCAGAGTTACAAGCAAATG ATAATCGTCTTGAAAATCTTGCTGCATCTGTCTTCAGCCAAGACGACTCGATGAATGATAATGATGTGAACCAT CATGCAGTCTATGTAGAGGCAGAACAGCTTCTGGATGCTGGAGAAAGTTCACGTCCTAGA GAAATATCAGGATGGACTTTGCTGATGACAAACTTAATCCTAGAGATTGCATCTGCGGTTTTTGACCAGATGGGTTATGCACAAATTGGCATGGTGTTGGCATTTGTAGCTTTGCTTCTTGCTGCCGTTGATCTCATTCACATGGCTCGAAAGGAAAGAATTAAACGGGCGGCCGGCATGAGCCTATTGCCACTTTTTCATCCCCGATCAACTTATACTTCCGCAACTAGAAAGCCTGTTGGCACTATTGTTGAGTATTTTGGATTGGCTGGTGCTGTCTGGCAATGTGTTTATTCGACTGTGGAGTATACGTATACTCGTCAGAAGAAAGATAATCCAATTAAGATATCTCTTCtacctttcattttcttattatgCGTGGTGATTTCCAAATTATTAGTCGACGAGAGTTCCATAGACAAGAGTTCTTAG
- the LOC133695633 gene encoding uncharacterized protein LOC133695633 isoform X1, which translates to MEIEEEEVKWEAMEPERDEPVLKLGLRRRRAPEQSLHSLLPSSISLLAESLSYINLVSLKFFQKPAVDLSPMKHMSGASQKIKLKRAKRLPPLMRAFASPRHWMQLSDIDLSNLEILPEIVGSFFYQAHDKILDSITAFFPDLFHLQTLTLSDNDVLRLQPVLASRNKQPIPEFLMEKLPELASGNNQTIPEFLTEKLPELRSWNDHSLQELIANTILMEKLPYLALRNTQRPPPELQANDNRLENLAASVFSQDDSMNDNDVNHHAVYVEAEQLLDAGESSRPREISGWTLLMTNLILEIASAVFDQMGYAQIGMVLAFVALLLAAVDLIHMARKERIKRAAGMSLLPLFHPRSTYTSATRKPVGTIVEYFGLAGAVWQCVYSTVEYTYTRQKKDNPIKISLLPFIFLLCVVISKLLVDESSIDKSS; encoded by the exons ATGGAAATAGAAGAGGAAGAGGTGAAATGGGAGGCAATGGAACCAGAGAGAGATGAACCTGTTCTGAAGCTTGGACTCCGTCGTCGACGTGCACCTGAGCAATCCCTCCATTCCCTCCTTccatcatcaatatcattacTTGCTGAG AGCTTGTCTTATATAAATCTGGTGAGCTTGAAGTTCTTCCAGAAACCTGCAGTGGATCTTTCTCCTATGAAGCACATG TCAGGGGCGAgtcagaaaataaaattaaagagagcCAAG CGCTTGCCCCCGCTTATGCGGGCCTTTGCCAGCCCCCGCCACTGGATGCAGTTGTCTGATATAGATCTGTCGAACTTGGAGATTCTTCCAGAAATCGTTGGGTCTTTCTTCTATCAAGCACATG ATAAGATTCTCGACAGTATTACTGCATTTTTTCCCGATCTCTTTCACTTGCAGACACTTACCTTGAGCGATAATGATGTGCTCCGGCTG CAACCAGTCTTAGCTTCGAGGAATAAACAGCCTATTCCAGAATTTCTAATGGAGAAG TTGCCTGAGTTAGCTTCGGGGAATAACCAGACTATTCCAGAATTTCTAACGGAGAAG TTACCTGAGTTACGCTCGTGGAATGACCACTCTCTTCAAGAATTAATAGCAAATACGATTTTAATGGAGAAG TTACCTTACTTAGCTTTGCGGAACACGCAGCGGCCTCCTCCAGAGTTACAAGCAAATG ATAATCGTCTTGAAAATCTTGCTGCATCTGTCTTCAGCCAAGACGACTCGATGAATGATAATGATGTGAACCAT CATGCAGTCTATGTAGAGGCAGAACAGCTTCTGGATGCTGGAGAAAGTTCACGTCCTAGA GAAATATCAGGATGGACTTTGCTGATGACAAACTTAATCCTAGAGATTGCATCTGCGGTTTTTGACCAGATGGGTTATGCACAAATTGGCATGGTGTTGGCATTTGTAGCTTTGCTTCTTGCTGCCGTTGATCTCATTCACATGGCTCGAAAGGAAAGAATTAAACGGGCGGCCGGCATGAGCCTATTGCCACTTTTTCATCCCCGATCAACTTATACTTCCGCAACTAGAAAGCCTGTTGGCACTATTGTTGAGTATTTTGGATTGGCTGGTGCTGTCTGGCAATGTGTTTATTCGACTGTGGAGTATACGTATACTCGTCAGAAGAAAGATAATCCAATTAAGATATCTCTTCtacctttcattttcttattatgCGTGGTGATTTCCAAATTATTAGTCGACGAGAGTTCCATAGACAAGAGTTCTTAG
- the LOC133695633 gene encoding uncharacterized protein LOC133695633 isoform X3, whose protein sequence is MEIEEEEVKWEAMEPERDEPVLKLGLRRRRAPEQSLHSLLPSSISLLAESLSYINLVSLKFFQKPAVDLSPMKHMSGASQKIKLKRAKRLPPLMRAFASPRHWMQLSDIDLSNLEILPEIVGSFFYQAHDKILDSITAFFPDLFHLQTLTLSDNDVLRLQPVLASRNKQPIPEFLMEKLPELASGNNQTIPEFLTEKLPELRSWNDHSLQELIANTILMEKLCGTRSGLLQSYKQMHAVYVEAEQLLDAGESSRPREISGWTLLMTNLILEIASAVFDQMGYAQIGMVLAFVALLLAAVDLIHMARKERIKRAAGMSLLPLFHPRSTYTSATRKPVGTIVEYFGLAGAVWQCVYSTVEYTYTRQKKDNPIKISLLPFIFLLCVVISKLLVDESSIDKSS, encoded by the exons ATGGAAATAGAAGAGGAAGAGGTGAAATGGGAGGCAATGGAACCAGAGAGAGATGAACCTGTTCTGAAGCTTGGACTCCGTCGTCGACGTGCACCTGAGCAATCCCTCCATTCCCTCCTTccatcatcaatatcattacTTGCTGAG AGCTTGTCTTATATAAATCTGGTGAGCTTGAAGTTCTTCCAGAAACCTGCAGTGGATCTTTCTCCTATGAAGCACATG TCAGGGGCGAgtcagaaaataaaattaaagagagcCAAG CGCTTGCCCCCGCTTATGCGGGCCTTTGCCAGCCCCCGCCACTGGATGCAGTTGTCTGATATAGATCTGTCGAACTTGGAGATTCTTCCAGAAATCGTTGGGTCTTTCTTCTATCAAGCACATG ATAAGATTCTCGACAGTATTACTGCATTTTTTCCCGATCTCTTTCACTTGCAGACACTTACCTTGAGCGATAATGATGTGCTCCGGCTG CAACCAGTCTTAGCTTCGAGGAATAAACAGCCTATTCCAGAATTTCTAATGGAGAAG TTGCCTGAGTTAGCTTCGGGGAATAACCAGACTATTCCAGAATTTCTAACGGAGAAG TTACCTGAGTTACGCTCGTGGAATGACCACTCTCTTCAAGAATTAATAGCAAATACGATTTTAATGGAGAAG CTTTGCGGAACACGCAGCGGCCTCCTCCAGAGTTACAAGCAAATG CATGCAGTCTATGTAGAGGCAGAACAGCTTCTGGATGCTGGAGAAAGTTCACGTCCTAGA GAAATATCAGGATGGACTTTGCTGATGACAAACTTAATCCTAGAGATTGCATCTGCGGTTTTTGACCAGATGGGTTATGCACAAATTGGCATGGTGTTGGCATTTGTAGCTTTGCTTCTTGCTGCCGTTGATCTCATTCACATGGCTCGAAAGGAAAGAATTAAACGGGCGGCCGGCATGAGCCTATTGCCACTTTTTCATCCCCGATCAACTTATACTTCCGCAACTAGAAAGCCTGTTGGCACTATTGTTGAGTATTTTGGATTGGCTGGTGCTGTCTGGCAATGTGTTTATTCGACTGTGGAGTATACGTATACTCGTCAGAAGAAAGATAATCCAATTAAGATATCTCTTCtacctttcattttcttattatgCGTGGTGATTTCCAAATTATTAGTCGACGAGAGTTCCATAGACAAGAGTTCTTAG